In one window of Gossypium hirsutum isolate 1008001.06 chromosome A01, Gossypium_hirsutum_v2.1, whole genome shotgun sequence DNA:
- the LOC121218300 gene encoding probable F-box protein At5g04010, with amino-acid sequence MKPKSLNRQGRKNPKLKMSETRSKNLPPWEALVMVAHYLDPQTLALASCVCKPWCQAMSLDVVWQPLCSSSFPSLSNLKISYPSVPYHRLYATGLAAFKRRHKPPSKPRLSIDNIVFTIQLSTKGVPIFTIAEAASKMNNNQVFKFDVDVKHGSFKGIKGLEEMKVTWNVVLKGWEAIFTMMDWQGKLSCRAVEGWFSEELPCPGCCSSEVGSGIVADLKVDMKVEKVSVGILRVVDWRYVSIEDGLRYLQHFLLPCQCDGM; translated from the coding sequence ATGAAGCCAAAGTCCCTGAATCGACAAGGAAGAAAGAATCCAAAGCTAAAAATGTCTGAGACAAGGTCCAAAAATCTACCACCATGGGAAGCCCTTGTCATGGTTGCTCACTACCTTGATCCTCAAACCTTAGCCCTTGCTTCATGTGTTTGCAAACCATGGTGTCAAGCTATGTCCCTAGATGTCGTTTGGCAGCCCCTTTGTTCTTCTAGTTTTCCTTCTTTGTCTAATCTCAAAATCTCTTATCCTTCCGTCCCATATCATCGCCTCTATGCTACTGGCCTCGCCGCCTTCAAACGGCGTCATAAACCCCCATCGAAACCACGCCTTTCCATAGACAACATTGTCTTCACCATTCAATTATCCACCAAGGGAGTCCCTATCTTCACTATAGCAGAAGCCGCAAGCAAAATGAATAACAACCAAGTGTTCAAGTTCGATGTTGACGTAAAGCATGGCAGTTTTAAGGGGATTAAAGGTTTGGAAGAGATGAAAGTGACGTGGAACGTGGTGTTAAAAGGATGGGAAGCAATTTTTACAATGATGGATTGGCAAGGAAAGTTAAGTTGTAGGGCGGTGGAAGGGTGGTTCTCGGAGGAGCTTCCTTGCCCAGGGTGTTGCTCCAGCGAAGTGGGAAGTGGGATTGTTGCAGATTTGAAGGTGGACATGAAAGTGGAAAAAGTGAGCGTAGGGATATTAAGGGTTGTTGATTGGAGGTATGTGAGTATTGAAGATGGGCTTAGATATTTGCAGCATTTTCTTTTGCCATGTCAATGTGATGGCATGTAG
- the LOC107920905 gene encoding probable calcium-binding protein CML35, with protein MKLINRLSPKHLFRSNKKGLSTVSKLDPSSYTSSGSASSSSSESVSSVHKGNQYPLAATVGIGTPTSALPETSVDWLDFSANFYVELCQAFKTMDKDNDGVITRSEVEALLSKFARQPPSQEEISSMLREVDGDGDGCISLETLMNQVAGSACEPELRETFDIFDTDHDGKITAEELMAFYKEKLGDERCTLEDCRFMIASVDKNGDGFVGFDDFSRMMEMQG; from the coding sequence aTGAAACTAATCAATAGGCTTAGTCCCAAACATCTCTTTCGATCTAATAAAAAGGGTCTATCTACTGTCTCCAAGCTCGATCCTTCGTCGTATACTAGTTCCGGTTCTGCTTCGTCTTCTTCGTCAGAATCCGTTTCCTCAGTTCACAAAGGAAATCAATACCCTTTAGCGGCAACAGTAGGAATCGGAACACCCACCAGTGCTTTACCCGAAACATCGGTTGACTGGTTAGATTTTTCTGCTAATTTTTATGTAGAACTTTGCCAAGCTTTTAAAACGATGGATAAAGATAACGATGGGGTTATTACCAGAAGCGAGGTCGAGGCTTTGCTTAGCAAGTTCGCCAGGCAGCCGCCGAGCCAAGAAGAGATTTCGTCCATGCTTCGCGAGGTGGATGGAGACGGCGATGGGTGCATCAGCCTGGAAACGTTGATGAACCAGGTGGCTGGATCGGCTTGCGAACCGGAGCTGAGAGAGACGTTTGATATATTTGATACGGATCATGACGGGAAGATCACGGCGGAGGAGTTGATGGCGTTTTATAAGGAGAAATTAGGGGACGAGAGGTGCACGTTAGAGGATTGCCGGTTCATGATAGCTAGTGTTGATAAGAATGGAGATGGTTTTGTGGGCTTCGATGACTTCTCCAGAATGATGGAGATGCAGGGATGA
- the LOC121218292 gene encoding uncharacterized protein — translation MHLLDNKAFVDFISTFWNIWNYRNNAIFRGKEEDARVIWERARKLNDDFCIHNFFIWSILPWALKTCKWDVIKLNVDASVNANKTSLGIIVRDLDGFILSGKALFINRVVNSKWTELDAFLEGIRLAQSLNLDKVIFETNCAYIVNHFCKHKDDITIFGYHIKEARKMLDSFSKVKVK, via the coding sequence ATGCATCTCTTGGACAACAAAGCTTTCGTGGACTTCATCAGTACCTTTTGGAATATTTGGAACTATAGAAATAATGCCATTTTTAGGGGTAAGGAGGAGGATGCTCGTGTGATTTGGGAAAGAGCCCGTAAACTTAATGATGATTTTTGCattcataatttctttatttggtCGATCTTGCCTTGGGCTCTTAAAACTTGTAAATGGGatgttattaaattaaatgttgatgCATCCGTGAACGCGAATAAAACGAGCTTGGGCATTATCGTTAGAGATTTGGATGGCTTTATTCTGAGCGGTAAAGCACTTTTCATTAACAGGGTTGTTAACTCTAAGTGGACAGAATTGGATGCCTTTCTTGAAGGTATTCGGCTTGCTCAATCACTCAATCTCGACAAGGTTATCTTTGAAACGAATTGTGCTTATATCGTTAATCACttttgtaagcacaaggatgatATCACGATTTTTGGCTACCATATTAAGGAGGCTCGTAAGATGCTTGATTCTTTCTCTAAAGTCAAAGTCAAATGA